The proteins below come from a single Armatimonadota bacterium genomic window:
- a CDS encoding PqqD family protein, whose amino-acid sequence MGLDRLVAKFQPRAPKDPRAVLRCRPRRCEAVEEEAQPDGSMQLRAPLNKTSRGLQAMIARAAKAPVKKTFELEAVGAFVWSLCDGTLSLEAMAERLRTQFKMNRLEAEAALVAFVQTLGRKGLITLLPAEPKRSKGAKHGR is encoded by the coding sequence ATGGGATTGGATCGTCTAGTCGCCAAGTTCCAGCCGAGAGCCCCAAAGGACCCTCGGGCCGTGCTGCGATGCCGTCCACGGCGGTGCGAAGCGGTGGAAGAGGAGGCTCAGCCGGACGGATCGATGCAGCTCCGGGCGCCGCTCAACAAGACCTCGCGCGGCTTGCAGGCCATGATTGCCCGGGCGGCCAAGGCGCCGGTCAAAAAGACCTTCGAGCTTGAGGCCGTCGGGGCGTTCGTCTGGTCCCTGTGCGACGGCACGCTTTCCCTTGAGGCCATGGCAGAACGGCTGCGAACGCAGTTCAAGATGAACCGGCTGGAGGCCGAGGCGGCGCTCGTTGCGTTTGTGCAGACGCTGGGAAGGAAGGGGCTCATCACGCTGCTCCCCGCCGAGCCCAAGAGGTCAAAAGGAGCCAAGCATGGCCGATAG
- a CDS encoding DUF4349 domain-containing protein: MKQTLWAALAAVLLVISGCAGGYDAAGSAEQATPSSVAEANPAEAKLASNPGVLENIGELKANLAKRSVIRSGDLSVLVESAQKAERSVNAKVDAWGGYVERCQTSDLAGSQPRITLLVRVPANLFEQALDAFADLGTLESKSIQSEDVTSKLVDVDARLATMRATEEAMRRAIRESRSAAEIATLKDQAHKLRVDIESVAAQRKAIGSLAVLSKIEVKLVQRANPSGVGDPNWAKEAWAGSLSSASALGKGLGAMAIYAVTYSPFWGPVLWLAVHLSRKAVAKKRERFKPATAQSWFEV; encoded by the coding sequence ATGAAACAAACCCTCTGGGCGGCCCTTGCGGCCGTTCTACTCGTCATTTCGGGGTGCGCCGGCGGTTACGACGCCGCCGGCTCTGCCGAACAGGCCACTCCATCCTCCGTTGCGGAGGCTAACCCCGCTGAAGCCAAGCTCGCCTCCAATCCGGGCGTCCTAGAGAACATCGGGGAGCTCAAGGCCAACCTTGCCAAGCGAAGCGTCATCCGAAGCGGCGATCTCTCCGTTCTCGTCGAAAGCGCTCAGAAAGCCGAAAGGTCGGTGAATGCCAAGGTCGACGCTTGGGGCGGATACGTGGAGCGGTGCCAGACTTCCGATCTTGCCGGAAGCCAGCCACGGATTACCCTGCTGGTAAGGGTCCCCGCCAACCTGTTCGAACAGGCGCTCGACGCCTTTGCGGACCTCGGCACGCTGGAGTCCAAGTCGATCCAGAGCGAAGACGTCACATCGAAACTGGTGGACGTGGATGCCCGGCTGGCCACGATGAGAGCGACCGAGGAGGCGATGAGGCGAGCCATTCGTGAGTCGCGATCCGCAGCCGAGATCGCCACTCTCAAGGACCAGGCGCACAAGCTGAGAGTCGATATCGAGAGCGTGGCGGCGCAACGGAAGGCCATCGGTTCGTTGGCGGTGCTCTCCAAGATCGAGGTGAAGCTGGTGCAGCGGGCCAACCCGTCGGGCGTCGGCGATCCCAACTGGGCCAAAGAGGCCTGGGCCGGTTCGCTCAGCAGCGCTTCGGCTCTCGGCAAGGGGTTAGGCGCCATGGCGATCTACGCGGTCACTTACTCGCCGTTCTGGGGCCCCGTCCTCTGGCTTGCAGTCCATCTGTCGCGCAAGGCGGTTGCCAAGAAGCGGGAGCGATTCAAGCCCGCGACAGCTCAATCCTGGTTCGAGGTCTGA
- a CDS encoding aldo/keto reductase translates to MKYGSLPGISKPISRLVQGTVMINSKEKDASFALLDGIFELGCNCFDTANIYGGGDNERTVGEWIRSRKARDSVVVLGKGAHPKDGVERCNPRHIAEDIEESLSRFGFEQIDLYVLHRDDPKVPADEIIDALNHHKQKGDILAFGGSNWKHSRLEEANSFATRKGLTPFVVSSPQYGLAWPQREVWEGCVTIGSPDAQEARDWYKQHPEVSLFPWSSLGGGIFSGRFSRSNVDSFTSYMDKLCVDCYAHEENFRRLDRATELGRELGVTAAQAALAWLLHQEGNIHPLVGCGTVDEFKLNLEALQLELTPEQLRYLVNG, encoded by the coding sequence ATGAAGTACGGCTCCCTCCCTGGAATCTCGAAACCGATTTCGCGCCTGGTGCAAGGCACCGTGATGATCAACTCCAAGGAGAAAGACGCCAGTTTCGCCTTACTGGACGGCATCTTTGAGCTGGGCTGCAATTGCTTCGACACCGCCAACATTTATGGGGGCGGGGATAACGAGCGGACGGTCGGCGAGTGGATCCGCAGCCGGAAGGCGCGGGATTCGGTGGTCGTGCTCGGCAAGGGCGCGCACCCGAAAGACGGCGTCGAGCGCTGCAACCCGAGGCACATCGCCGAGGACATCGAGGAGTCGCTTTCCAGGTTTGGGTTCGAGCAGATCGATCTCTATGTGCTTCACCGAGACGACCCAAAGGTCCCAGCAGACGAGATCATCGACGCCCTGAACCACCACAAGCAGAAGGGAGACATCCTGGCGTTCGGCGGGAGCAACTGGAAGCACAGCCGACTGGAGGAGGCCAACTCCTTCGCGACGAGAAAGGGGCTCACGCCATTTGTCGTCTCCAGCCCACAATACGGTCTCGCCTGGCCCCAACGAGAGGTCTGGGAAGGATGCGTCACGATCGGCAGCCCGGACGCCCAAGAGGCTCGGGACTGGTACAAGCAGCACCCGGAGGTCTCGCTCTTTCCCTGGTCGAGCCTTGGCGGCGGGATCTTCTCAGGCAGGTTCTCAAGGTCCAATGTGGACAGCTTCACAAGCTATATGGACAAGCTGTGTGTGGACTGCTATGCCCATGAAGAGAACTTCCGCAGGCTGGACCGCGCCACCGAGCTTGGACGCGAGCTTGGGGTGACGGCGGCGCAGGCGGCGCTCGCTTGGCTGCTGCACCAAGAGGGCAACATCCATCCGCTGGTGGGATGCGGGACCGTGGACGAGTTCAAGCTGAACCTCGAAGCCCTCCAACTCGAGCTGACCCCCGAGCAACTCCGGTACCTGGTAAACGGGTGA
- a CDS encoding ABC transporter substrate-binding protein, whose protein sequence is MSLFSAAMALSLAACSGCSGGGGTDNPAPSGGGAAGGTAAAPGRELPTAEGNKAEGDTIKIGLISSLSGDNQPWGEDSKNGAQLAVDEFNAAGGVNGKMIELKVEDTASKPESGKSATEKLVGEDKVLAVIGEVASGITIPAAQVCQENSVPIVAVGATRVDITQKGGAIFRACFTDNFQGAAMAKFAYEDLKLRNVAVMTDRKLPYSTGLSDVFKEAFEFFGGKIATEEFYESGGNMDFKAQLTNIKSKNPDGMFCSGYFTEVGPIARQREQVGLNVPMFGGDGWDSTQLINSGGTGIQGQYFLNHYHNSEQRAEVQDFVKKFQAKYNHPPATAMGALGYDATNVVLTALKASGATDSKSLITAIAGVKDMKGVSGSITIGADGNAQKPALVLQVGKTEFKPVKQIPFFVFESKKK, encoded by the coding sequence ATGTCGCTTTTCAGCGCCGCTATGGCGCTCAGTCTCGCTGCTTGTTCTGGCTGCTCAGGGGGCGGCGGAACCGACAATCCTGCACCCTCAGGCGGTGGCGCAGCCGGAGGAACGGCGGCGGCGCCAGGGCGTGAACTGCCTACGGCCGAGGGCAACAAAGCCGAGGGCGACACGATCAAAATCGGCCTCATCTCCAGCCTTTCGGGCGATAACCAGCCCTGGGGCGAGGACTCCAAGAATGGCGCCCAGCTCGCCGTCGACGAGTTCAACGCCGCAGGCGGCGTGAACGGCAAGATGATCGAGCTCAAGGTAGAGGACACCGCTTCCAAACCCGAGAGCGGCAAGTCGGCCACCGAAAAGCTGGTGGGCGAGGACAAGGTCCTGGCTGTCATCGGCGAAGTGGCGAGCGGAATCACCATTCCGGCCGCCCAGGTCTGCCAAGAGAACTCGGTGCCGATCGTCGCCGTCGGCGCGACCCGCGTGGACATCACCCAAAAGGGCGGCGCGATCTTCAGGGCGTGCTTTACCGACAACTTCCAGGGCGCCGCGATGGCCAAGTTCGCCTATGAGGACCTCAAGCTGCGCAACGTCGCCGTCATGACAGACCGCAAACTCCCCTATTCGACGGGCCTTTCCGACGTGTTCAAAGAGGCCTTCGAGTTCTTCGGCGGAAAGATCGCGACCGAGGAGTTCTATGAGTCGGGCGGCAACATGGACTTCAAAGCCCAGCTCACCAACATCAAGTCGAAGAACCCGGACGGCATGTTCTGCTCGGGGTACTTCACAGAGGTTGGGCCCATCGCCCGCCAGCGCGAACAGGTCGGCTTGAACGTGCCGATGTTCGGCGGCGACGGTTGGGACAGCACCCAGCTCATCAACTCGGGCGGCACCGGCATCCAGGGCCAGTACTTCCTGAACCACTATCACAACAGCGAGCAGCGAGCGGAGGTCCAGGACTTCGTCAAGAAGTTCCAGGCCAAGTACAACCATCCGCCCGCGACGGCGATGGGCGCCCTCGGCTACGATGCGACCAACGTGGTGCTCACGGCGCTGAAGGCGTCCGGCGCGACCGACAGCAAGAGCCTGATCACGGCGATTGCCGGCGTGAAGGACATGAAGGGCGTGTCGGGCAGCATCACGATCGGCGCGGACGGCAACGCTCAGAAGCCGGCACTCGTGCTGCAGGTTGGAAAGACGGAGTTCAAGCCCGTTAAGCAGATCCCGTTCTTTGTGTTCGAATCGAAGAAGAAGTAG
- a CDS encoding ribonuclease H-like domain-containing protein, with protein sequence MLRQTFFHIPGIGRTTERLLWEHGCHDWETLLSRLDSVPMPETAKALAPAILEHSIRAVECQEHQFFAKPLGLNEAWRAWPEFRERCVYLDIETDGGFEGDSVTMVGLYDKDGFRALVRDVDLHLFPDIITHYSMIVTFFGSGFDLPMLQKRFWGMEFDQIHLDLCPTFKRVGVRGGLKKIERALGIARGEETDGLTGLDAIKLWREYQEGSAKALQVLVDYNREDVVNLEKLAGIAYRMLRDVTVPFAMRT encoded by the coding sequence TTGCTCAGGCAGACCTTTTTCCATATCCCCGGCATAGGACGCACCACGGAGCGCCTACTCTGGGAGCATGGCTGCCACGACTGGGAGACGCTGCTTTCCAGGTTGGACAGCGTGCCCATGCCCGAAACGGCGAAGGCCCTGGCCCCGGCCATACTTGAGCATTCGATCCGCGCCGTCGAGTGCCAAGAACACCAGTTCTTCGCCAAGCCGCTTGGGCTTAATGAGGCGTGGCGCGCTTGGCCCGAGTTCCGAGAGAGATGTGTCTATCTGGACATCGAGACCGACGGCGGCTTCGAGGGCGACTCGGTGACCATGGTCGGGCTCTACGACAAGGACGGCTTTCGCGCTTTGGTCCGGGACGTGGACCTTCACCTCTTTCCCGACATCATCACTCACTACTCGATGATCGTCACCTTCTTCGGGTCGGGGTTCGACCTTCCCATGCTGCAGAAGAGGTTCTGGGGGATGGAGTTCGACCAGATTCATCTCGACCTCTGCCCCACGTTCAAGCGGGTTGGGGTTCGGGGCGGCCTCAAGAAGATTGAGCGCGCGCTTGGCATTGCTCGGGGCGAAGAGACCGATGGCCTCACCGGCCTCGATGCAATTAAGCTCTGGCGCGAGTATCAAGAGGGCAGCGCAAAGGCGCTTCAGGTGCTCGTCGACTACAACCGTGAGGACGTGGTGAACTTGGAGAAGCTCGCGGGAATCGCCTACCGGATGCTCAGGGACGTCACTGTTCCCTTCGCGATGAGGACCTAA
- a CDS encoding ABC transporter ATP-binding protein, giving the protein MARECVVRTLDVVRTYGSGDAAVHALAGITCEVFQGEYVSIMGPSGSGKSTLFNMIGGLDKPTSGSVFVNGVDIAALTARELAFLRCHTIGYIFQTFNLITVRTALENVTLPMLFAGKLPDEAEEKAMALLDRVGLGNRYHHRPSELSGGQQQRVAIARALANSPAIILADEPTGNLDLRTGKEIIELLKELNSEQGVTIVSATHDLKMLDVSDRIFHIRDGMLDKVEERLDVQIELGTVSSEV; this is encoded by the coding sequence ATGGCGAGGGAGTGCGTGGTGAGGACTCTGGACGTCGTACGGACGTACGGCTCCGGCGATGCCGCCGTCCACGCGCTTGCCGGGATCACTTGCGAGGTGTTTCAGGGCGAGTACGTCTCGATCATGGGGCCCTCGGGGTCTGGCAAGAGCACGCTGTTCAACATGATCGGCGGTCTGGACAAGCCGACTTCGGGCAGCGTTTTCGTCAACGGCGTGGACATTGCCGCGCTGACTGCCCGCGAGCTGGCGTTCCTAAGATGCCACACCATCGGCTACATCTTCCAAACCTTCAACCTCATCACCGTGCGCACGGCGCTGGAGAATGTAACTTTGCCGATGCTCTTTGCCGGAAAGCTCCCCGACGAGGCCGAGGAAAAGGCGATGGCGCTGCTGGACCGGGTGGGGCTCGGAAACCGCTACCACCACCGCCCCAGCGAGCTCTCGGGTGGACAGCAGCAACGTGTTGCGATCGCCCGCGCACTCGCCAACAGCCCCGCGATCATCCTCGCCGACGAGCCCACGGGGAACCTGGACCTGCGCACCGGCAAAGAGATCATCGAGTTGCTGAAGGAGCTCAATTCCGAGCAGGGCGTGACCATCGTCTCGGCGACGCACGACCTGAAGATGCTCGACGTCAGCGACCGGATCTTCCATATCCGGGATGGGATGCTGGATAAGGTGGAGGAGCGCCTAGACGTGCAAATAGAGCTTGGGACCGTCAGCTCAGAAGTGTGA
- a CDS encoding four helix bundle protein produces the protein MDEPLIPKHGGYRKLKTFQLARLVFDLTDYFVRHFIPKTSRTCDQMIQAARSGVQNIAEGSQFSATSKKLELKLTNAARSSLEELRLDYEDYLRQRKYPQWDTDHAALKRFRARHYSCLEEVLQWCDAEMALARANLEKRSSQNPSPEGVHAGPCPSIPLANAALALLNLVCHLLDKQIQAQANAFEAEGGFTEKLYRTRASRRKRN, from the coding sequence ATGGATGAGCCCCTCATTCCGAAGCACGGCGGTTACCGGAAGCTCAAGACCTTTCAGCTAGCTCGGCTGGTATTCGATCTGACAGACTACTTTGTTAGGCACTTCATTCCCAAGACAAGCCGAACCTGCGATCAGATGATTCAAGCGGCGCGATCCGGAGTCCAGAACATCGCTGAAGGTAGCCAGTTCAGCGCCACGTCCAAGAAGCTCGAGTTGAAGCTGACCAACGCGGCGCGATCGAGCCTCGAGGAGCTCAGGCTCGATTACGAGGACTATTTGAGGCAGCGCAAGTACCCTCAGTGGGATACCGACCACGCCGCTCTCAAGCGGTTCAGGGCCCGGCACTATTCATGCCTTGAAGAGGTTCTCCAGTGGTGCGATGCGGAGATGGCGTTGGCTAGGGCAAACCTCGAAAAGCGTTCGTCTCAAAATCCTTCTCCGGAAGGCGTCCATGCTGGTCCATGCCCGTCCATCCCCCTCGCTAACGCCGCACTAGCGCTGCTGAATCTCGTTTGTCATCTGCTCGACAAGCAGATCCAAGCTCAAGCCAACGCCTTTGAGGCGGAGGGCGGTTTCACAGAGAAGCTCTATCGAACAAGGGCCTCGAGGCGGAAACGAAACTGA
- a CDS encoding branched-chain amino acid ABC transporter permease, with product MAIAPTMIESVLNAPRFSAGRYWIVRFISLLLVFALLYGFHNFVAPKLGIYDVRLFVLALLFATLATSLNLINGITGQFSIGHAAFYLIGAMTSGKLTLLFYQQGKQHPIVWLAMMVVAGACASAIAGLIVGLPSLRLKGDYLAVATLGFGEIVNVILRNQDGGAQAITLSVFLTVIAIVVAVVGLLPVYRRYAEDREGIGKWGVGILTAVVGYGVVRAVHFVLWQVIQLLHFPIGLDSKLDTGGATGIQSVPKLTELWCIILLFIGTLAVVRNLLKSAHGLSFLAVREDELAADATGVSTTRVKVQAFVIGAALAGMAGALFAHYNGPVSPDDFKMDTSFMLVAMVVIGGTGSITGAALAGITMKLLEEGLRKVPNIPATELYGLIIAAILICKLVQVLSQKAILRFDGKQKAFWSVLGVISAMGVAWLGFKLYGQQLSVVLSYPALAAMLCLIIALFFTPARATGLPRFGAIGLSLVVIIYLKPIIGGLLQKIGPLEALVGKTVYAASDLRWALFSGALVLVMILKPTGLMGHHEYSWSFFKSLMTGSLSKGARQ from the coding sequence ATGGCGATTGCACCCACCATGATCGAATCCGTTCTGAACGCCCCGCGGTTCAGCGCCGGCCGCTATTGGATCGTCCGTTTCATCTCGTTATTGCTCGTTTTCGCGTTGCTCTACGGTTTCCACAACTTTGTGGCGCCGAAGCTGGGCATCTACGACGTCCGGCTGTTCGTTCTGGCGCTGCTTTTTGCCACTTTGGCAACCAGCTTGAACCTGATCAACGGCATCACCGGCCAGTTCAGCATCGGCCACGCCGCGTTCTATTTGATCGGCGCCATGACGAGCGGCAAGCTGACTTTGCTCTTCTATCAGCAAGGGAAGCAGCACCCGATCGTCTGGCTCGCCATGATGGTTGTGGCGGGAGCCTGTGCTTCGGCTATCGCCGGTTTGATCGTCGGGCTGCCGTCCCTAAGGCTTAAGGGCGACTATCTGGCCGTTGCGACGCTCGGTTTCGGTGAGATCGTCAACGTCATCCTTAGGAACCAGGATGGCGGCGCGCAGGCGATCACGCTTTCTGTGTTCCTAACGGTCATTGCGATCGTCGTCGCGGTGGTCGGGTTGCTGCCGGTGTATCGGCGCTATGCGGAGGACCGCGAGGGCATCGGCAAGTGGGGCGTCGGCATCCTCACGGCGGTGGTTGGTTATGGGGTGGTTCGGGCGGTCCACTTTGTTCTGTGGCAAGTGATCCAGCTTCTCCACTTCCCAATCGGGCTCGATAGCAAGCTCGACACGGGCGGCGCGACGGGCATCCAGAGTGTTCCCAAGCTCACCGAGCTTTGGTGCATCATCCTGCTTTTCATCGGGACGCTTGCTGTGGTTCGCAACCTTTTGAAGAGCGCCCACGGGCTGAGCTTTCTTGCGGTTCGGGAAGACGAACTCGCAGCGGATGCGACCGGAGTCAGCACGACGCGCGTGAAAGTCCAGGCATTCGTGATCGGCGCTGCGCTGGCCGGGATGGCAGGAGCCCTTTTCGCGCATTATAACGGCCCGGTTTCTCCCGACGACTTCAAGATGGATACGAGCTTCATGCTCGTCGCCATGGTCGTGATTGGCGGCACGGGAAGCATCACCGGCGCCGCTCTTGCCGGCATCACGATGAAACTCCTCGAAGAGGGCCTCCGCAAGGTGCCCAACATCCCCGCAACCGAGCTCTATGGACTCATCATCGCGGCGATCTTGATCTGCAAGCTGGTCCAGGTGCTGAGCCAGAAGGCGATCCTGCGGTTCGATGGAAAGCAGAAGGCGTTTTGGAGCGTGTTGGGCGTCATCTCGGCAATGGGTGTGGCGTGGCTTGGCTTCAAACTGTATGGCCAGCAGCTCTCCGTGGTCCTGTCCTATCCCGCGCTTGCGGCGATGCTCTGCTTGATCATCGCGCTGTTCTTCACCCCGGCTCGGGCGACCGGATTGCCACGCTTTGGGGCCATCGGCCTTAGCCTCGTGGTGATCATCTATCTCAAGCCGATCATTGGCGGATTGCTGCAGAAGATCGGTCCACTTGAAGCGCTTGTCGGAAAGACCGTTTACGCCGCCAGCGATCTGCGCTGGGCGCTGTTCTCCGGCGCTCTCGTCCTGGTGATGATCCTCAAGCCGACCGGCCTTATGGGCCATCACGAATATAGCTGGAGCTTCTTCAAGTCCCTCATGACCGGCTCCCTGAGCAAGGGGGCTCGCCAATGA
- a CDS encoding branched-chain amino acid ABC transporter permease encodes MDWGQLPQQLVNGVQLGAVYALIALGYTMVYGVLRLINFAHGDIYMVGAYFAYYTAMVWFNRMTMNPYVMLIAMLLIAMVGCAILGVIIERLAYRPLRNAPRISVLITAVGVSLFLEYTGRLIFQTSPQPSIVEEVNVLAKPIHFAGITIQQSQLAVLGVTLVLMTGLWIFVTKTTMGRAMRAVSHDFATASLMGVNVDRVVVVTFVIGSSLAGAAGMMNATAFGQPLQPFIGLIPGVKAFVAAVLGGIGNIPGAVVGGLIMGCAEVLVVWAGYAGYRDAVAFVILIVILLFRPGGLFGSTADKV; translated from the coding sequence TTGGATTGGGGACAACTTCCGCAGCAACTGGTTAACGGCGTGCAGCTGGGGGCGGTGTATGCGCTCATCGCCCTCGGCTACACGATGGTTTATGGCGTTCTTCGCCTGATCAACTTCGCTCACGGCGACATCTACATGGTTGGCGCCTACTTCGCCTATTACACGGCGATGGTGTGGTTCAACCGCATGACGATGAACCCTTACGTGATGCTGATCGCCATGCTGCTGATCGCGATGGTGGGGTGCGCCATCCTCGGCGTGATCATCGAGCGTCTGGCTTACCGGCCCCTGAGGAACGCCCCTCGAATCTCGGTGCTCATCACCGCGGTCGGCGTCTCTCTGTTCCTGGAGTACACGGGACGCCTCATCTTCCAAACCTCCCCGCAGCCCAGCATCGTCGAGGAGGTCAACGTCCTCGCCAAACCGATCCACTTTGCGGGCATCACCATCCAGCAAAGCCAGCTTGCGGTGCTTGGAGTGACGCTGGTGCTGATGACGGGGCTCTGGATCTTTGTGACCAAGACCACCATGGGGCGCGCCATGCGCGCGGTTTCCCACGATTTCGCAACGGCGTCGCTGATGGGTGTCAACGTGGACCGGGTGGTCGTCGTCACGTTTGTCATCGGTTCGAGCCTGGCGGGCGCGGCGGGCATGATGAACGCCACTGCGTTCGGCCAACCTCTCCAGCCCTTCATCGGCTTGATCCCGGGCGTCAAGGCGTTCGTCGCCGCGGTGCTCGGCGGCATTGGCAACATCCCGGGCGCTGTGGTCGGCGGCCTCATCATGGGGTGCGCCGAGGTGCTTGTCGTTTGGGCAGGCTATGCGGGCTATCGCGACGCCGTCGCCTTCGTCATTCTCATCGTCATTCTGCTCTTCCGACCCGGAGGGCTCTTCGGCAGCACGGCGGATAAGGTCTGA
- a CDS encoding twin-arginine translocase TatA/TatE family subunit, giving the protein MQTLAFLQGQEIWIVAIVILLLFGGKKIPELMRGVGKGVGELQSGIEEGKKNFEDAKRSTRDAIEAKPKTDSAEPAKIED; this is encoded by the coding sequence ATGCAGACTCTCGCATTTTTGCAGGGCCAAGAGATTTGGATCGTCGCCATCGTCATTTTGCTGCTGTTTGGCGGCAAGAAAATCCCTGAACTGATGCGCGGCGTCGGCAAGGGCGTTGGCGAACTGCAGTCGGGCATCGAAGAGGGCAAGAAGAACTTCGAGGACGCCAAGCGATCGACACGAGATGCGATCGAGGCAAAGCCAAAGACCGACTCGGCAGAGCCTGCGAAGATCGAAGACTGA
- a CDS encoding ABC transporter permease, whose protein sequence is MADRHRSDADPPLREAWRQALAGIRVRFGRHVLTGVGICLGTAFFASTLTLRATESASAKTDPAALSRLDWLAGTSLLMCLVGITNSMLLSVAERFREIGTFKCIGASDTFIVKVFLMEAFVLGAIGSIAGALLGVALMGGALAMMGFAVPWAVLPAKGLLAIGVGMLLTVGSAIGPAVQAARMPAVSALRTEV, encoded by the coding sequence ATGGCCGATAGGCACCGATCCGACGCGGACCCGCCTCTCCGTGAGGCATGGCGACAGGCACTGGCCGGAATCCGGGTGCGTTTTGGGAGGCATGTGCTCACCGGCGTTGGAATCTGCCTGGGCACGGCGTTCTTCGCCAGCACCTTGACCTTGCGCGCCACCGAATCCGCCTCGGCGAAAACCGATCCGGCGGCGCTTTCCCGCCTCGACTGGCTCGCGGGCACTTCCCTCTTGATGTGCCTCGTGGGTATCACGAATTCGATGCTGCTCTCGGTCGCCGAGCGCTTTCGCGAGATCGGCACCTTCAAGTGCATCGGCGCGTCGGACACGTTCATCGTCAAGGTGTTTCTGATGGAGGCGTTCGTGCTTGGGGCGATCGGCTCGATCGCTGGGGCGCTGCTAGGCGTTGCCCTGATGGGAGGAGCGCTCGCGATGATGGGTTTCGCGGTTCCATGGGCCGTATTGCCGGCTAAGGGGCTGCTCGCGATTGGGGTGGGGATGCTCCTGACGGTCGGGTCAGCGATCGGGCCGGCGGTGCAGGCGGCAAGAATGCCCGCCGTGTCGGCTCTCAGGACGGAGGTTTAG
- a CDS encoding ABC transporter ATP-binding protein has translation MSVLTVQDLTIRFGGLVAVNRANFSIEKGDLFGLIGPNGAGKTTVFNMITGVYQPTEGAVLFNGKDITGSPPNKIAQMGICRTFQNIRLFGALSVLENVTVGAFLRHKSSLASAFAYLPSAIKETEALQEEAYHLLEVMDLQDVAHARSSDLPYGKQRRLEIARAMATKPELILLDEPAAGMNPQESEDLLQTVRRIRDEFGKTVLLIEHDMRFVMNLCEKIFVLDHGEEIAFGGPADIRNNPKVIEAYLGEAV, from the coding sequence ATGAGCGTCCTTACAGTTCAAGACCTGACGATCCGCTTTGGCGGGTTGGTGGCGGTCAACAGGGCCAACTTCAGCATCGAAAAGGGCGACCTTTTCGGCCTCATCGGACCGAACGGTGCAGGGAAGACCACCGTTTTCAACATGATCACGGGGGTTTACCAACCTACGGAAGGCGCCGTGCTTTTCAACGGGAAGGACATCACCGGCAGCCCGCCCAACAAGATCGCCCAGATGGGGATTTGTCGCACGTTCCAGAACATCCGCCTCTTCGGGGCGCTTTCCGTGCTGGAGAATGTGACGGTAGGGGCGTTTCTCAGGCACAAGTCGTCTCTGGCGAGCGCCTTTGCCTATCTGCCGTCCGCGATCAAGGAAACCGAGGCACTTCAAGAAGAAGCCTATCACTTGCTTGAAGTGATGGATCTCCAGGACGTGGCCCACGCCCGAAGTTCCGACCTGCCCTATGGCAAGCAGCGCCGCCTGGAAATTGCCCGCGCCATGGCCACCAAGCCCGAGCTCATTCTGCTCGACGAGCCCGCCGCCGGCATGAACCCCCAAGAAAGCGAGGACCTTCTGCAGACCGTTCGGCGCATCCGCGACGAGTTCGGCAAGACCGTGCTGCTGATCGAGCACGACATGCGGTTCGTGATGAACCTCTGCGAAAAGATCTTCGTGCTGGACCACGGCGAGGAGATCGCCTTTGGCGGCCCGGCGGACATCCGCAACAACCCCAAGGTCATTGAGGCCTATCTGGGCGAGGCTGTGTAG
- a CDS encoding cytochrome c maturation protein CcmE — MKIGVLISVVVGVLAASVMMMAFLNNASPYVTIAEAKTSTANGLHVIGDLDKTTLFTDLAKSEVRFTMTDANGGRMDVIYDGPAPSNMGEATQVVAIGGMKDGVFHARQLNLKCPSKYEGKEKE, encoded by the coding sequence ATGAAGATCGGAGTTCTGATTTCGGTGGTCGTCGGCGTCCTGGCCGCTAGCGTGATGATGATGGCGTTCCTAAACAACGCCAGCCCCTACGTCACGATCGCAGAGGCAAAAACGAGCACGGCCAATGGCCTCCACGTGATCGGCGACCTGGACAAAACGACGCTCTTCACCGATTTGGCCAAGAGCGAAGTTCGTTTCACGATGACCGACGCCAATGGCGGCCGAATGGACGTTATCTACGATGGCCCGGCGCCCTCAAACATGGGGGAAGCCACCCAGGTCGTGGCGATCGGAGGCATGAAGGACGGCGTCTTTCATGCGCGGCAGCTCAACCTCAAGTGCCCCAGCAAGTACGAAGGAAAGGAAAAGGAATAA